The genomic stretch tggcattgtcttgtgttgccaatatatatatatatatatatttatatcattcagcattaatggtgcagATTCACAGATATGCATGTCACCCtcaccatgtgcactaatgcatctCTATACCAATCTTTTGAATTGTGCACTGATAAGAAGCTGAGTGGTAGCTTCTTCTTTAGctcggaggacacagtgtccataatttccaaaaagaatttcaaatgttgattcatcagaccacaggacacttttccacatcctctcagtccattttaaatgagctctgacccagagaaggtggcagcatttctggatcctgtttatatttggtttcttctttgtgttttagggttttttagcatttgtggatgaagtgacaaaatgtttttacagacagtagttttcagaagtgttcctgagacCAGTTCCACTATAGAATCTGTCTTTAATGCAGTTTTTAAGCTGTCTTTAATGTCTgtctttaatgcagtgctgacgGCCCAGCAAATACAGATTTTTGATCATGTCCCTTGCatatagagatttctccagattctctgaatcttttaatgttattatgtactgtagataagttaatcctttattagtcccacagcaagGGAATTCAcaagcagggaaattcacaagTGGGGAGATTCACAATGATGAATAGATgataaaaagcaaaagttctttgctattttatattgagaaatgttcttgaattgttgcactatttgatggtgcagtgtttcacagagtggtgaacctctcctcatctttgcttctgaaagcctctctgggatgctatttttttcccaattgtGTTATTGACGTattgtcaatcaaccaccaggtgttttttttttacctttatataactttaccagccttttgttgccccattccaacttttttggaacatgttgttggcatcaaatttaaaacggtcaaacatttttcaaaaaccaatCAAATtactcagtttcaacatttgatttttttctttgtactgttttcaattaaatgtaaggtttaaatgatctgcacatcattgaagtttgtttgcatttacattttgcacagcgtcccaacttttttggaaatggggttgtattataCGCACCTACAATTTATAGCTACAGAATATAGCCCATCTACCATGTCCAGCAGTCCACTCcccaaaaatatccaattaAGAGTGACTCTGAGGTCAGAAACAGACCATTGATTAAGGCCTAACAcgaactgtgcatcaacagatgggctgaGGAACGACAGAATGGAGATAGATGAGTTTAGGATGTCATTGTTATTTCTGAACTCCATTCCctactcatctctctctctctctctctctctctctctctctatcatccacacatctttctttcctccatctcagctcctcactgtcaccttttctctttctctcttctcttttattGGTGCTCCAACACTTAATTGCTTATCCTCCACTCTCTGTTCTTTGCTTTCACTTCATACTGATTTATGTCGCGTAACAGAGGAAGAACATGGATCACGTTTCTCATTTCATAAACAAATCTCTccttcagcctctctctctttctctctctctctctctctctctctctctctctctctctcctgctatccttctctttctctttccacccccctttctgtctctctctctttctctccctccatcccccCTGTGCACATTGAGAGCTTCCTAATCCTGCTGTGACCTGAATACAGTCCGGCAATGTGACCACAGACCAGCGTGTGTGTTTCAGCATATGTGTATTACTGAAGTATACATGAATATTcaacatatctatctatctatctatctatctatctatctatctatctatctatctatctatctatctatctatctatctatctatctatctgtctgtctgtctgtctgtctgtctgtctgtctgtctgtctgtctatctatctatctatctatctatctatctatctgtctgttctttttgtctttatATCTGTCTACATTACTCTAAGTCTCTTCTGTCCATCTTAGTTCTATCATAAACACTCAGAGTCcatctgtgttctgtgttcagccAACAGGTGGTTCTCTAGAGCTTCGGTGTTCTAATGCAGAGCGTCTCTGTCTTTATgtaacacataaacacacacttgTTAGTATTCACTTCTTGCAGTTCACTTCTTTAAGGGGAAACATCTAAATCTAgatcagccaggacatgtttggtgtctaaatttCGCTTCTTAGattttgcactgaagctctGTGGCTAATGTAAGGgaacaaataatggaagcttatgtacTCCAGTTAGCATCATGTAAACCGCATgtcaaaatcattaaaaattcCCTTCAAGTTTTGATGAGCAACCTGTCAGCATCCCCCTACCTCTGAGAGGTTCTGTCATagattaaaactgaaaaaattcaggcttcaaaaaGGCAGTGACTACTGTTTTGGGCCATGTATTGTACCTTGTGtatttttatagaaaacagTCTTTCAGAGCCAGAAATCACATAAGCAAGCTGTTTGCAAGTATGTTAGTCTATCAATCAAGTTCTCTAGGACAATATCATGCACACTTACTGCACTGAGCATCGTTTAGAAGAGTATATTTTTGCAAAAGGGCCCCCTCTGCtggctgtttattatttatgtacGTACAGACTCACACTCAACTGTATCAGAAACCCCTGTCTGGAAGCTCCATTAACagcactttatcagaaaccccttcCTTATAGGCCCAATATAATATATCATCTACCCCAtttatcattggtcagtttctgatcacaggaccactgttgaccagatattactGTAAATGGGTGGTGGTTCAATACTCTGCAATGGTGTTCCCACAGAAATCTAGTGTTAGACGTCTAACCCTTTTGCTTAATTTCATCATTGTTGATTTACActgtgtggccaaaagtatgtggacatctggCCCCTCTTTGCAACTATAATagtctccactcttctgggaagctttctccAAGATTTTGAAGAGTGTCTGTAGGAATTTTTGCCCAAGGTTAGACATTGAAGTTGGATGGGAGGGTCTGGCTCACTATGGATGTtccaatttatcccaaaggtgttcagtggggttgaggtcagggctctgtggagccactggagttcctccacaccacaTTCATCAAACCATGCCtttgctggaacagaaaagggcctccCCCAAACTggtgccacaaagttggaagcatgtaattgtctaaaatgtttttgaatgctTTAActttaacatcacccttcactggaacaaagAGACCCAAAGCCTTAAAAACAGTCCCAGATTGAGGCTGGACTTGGGACTTGAGTGTCTTGACTTGGGAATTGACTGTATTGATCTGGGACTTGTCTTGGGTCTTGACTGTCTTGACTTGGGAATTGACTGtattgacttgggacttgacttgggacttgactgTCTTGATTTGAGACTTGAGTGTCTTGGCTTGGGACTTGGCTGTCTTGACTTGGAACTTGTCTTGGCACTTGATTGTCTTGGGACTTAAACAGACATTTATTTTTGACCAAACTTTTGTCATTAATATTTAGTtactaaaacctttttttatgtttcattaaTTTCATTATGTTACACCAATGACAGCATCTGTGGCCTACTTCTTGTGATGCTTGCTGTACTAGAAACCTTTACCCTAGTTCTCACTCGAGTTACTCACTCGAGTTACTCACTTGATTTTGTACACGAGTTGTTTTTGCTTGAGACATTATCGTCTAAGTAACAATGGTTTTTACTTGAGTGTGTAAGTTATTATAAGCTTTTGTAAATAAGTGCATATGTAATGCTTTTTGATGTAATGGTGTAGAATCTTTCAAGGCTGAACTGCAGATACTCTAAGAATGGATTTCCCCccacagtaaacagtaaaatgtacagTGAAGGAGAAACACTAGTCCCGGCAATACAAGTACAGGCAAGGTGCAATAATGTAACACAGCGCCTGGCATGCTACACATCCTTGCTAAAACATTAGCTGCATGTAGTTTGCACATGACAGGAATCTTCACTGGAGTAAAGAAGTAAACAGTTTTTGcttcagtgaaataatgactaaaatgaaatgaatttttgcaaatgaaaaatatatgatGGAAtcaaaagcatatttttaagCTTAGAGAACAAGCGTTCATTAATTTATATACCACTTTTCAAGTCAGGCTTCAAAGTGCTTCAGAACAGAAAGATAAAGAATAATTTCTCAAATGAAAGTAACGAGCCTGTACCCGCTCtgttacatgcactgagaaatttAGTTCTGAATCCAAAATGATGCCCACATTTGAAACACAATGAAGTATCCCTGCGGCTAGTGGACCAACCTCCTTCTTTAAGTTGCTAGTGACATTTTGAGGGCCCAGAACCTTTCAGAAAGACTTTCTGATCTACTGAAATCATTCCTCTTTACAGAGAGATAAAGCTGTGTATCGTTGGTATAAAAACAATATCTTAAAATTTCCCAAGGGGAGCATTTAAATGGAAACAAAATAGGACCAAGGATGGACATTTGTGGGACCCCACATGAAAGATCAGCAGATGACAAACAAATATTGGCATTAGACAGATAAGCCCTGATGTTCGGATTTGTAAAGATGTTTCTGTGAGAAATATTGGATCTGAGCTGCAACTTAAGtacacatacaaaaataaatacaaggtCTATCACAAATGTTAATAACTATGCATTTAaggatctatctatctatctatctatctatctatctatctatctatctatctatctatctatctatctatctctctctctctctctctctctctctctctctatatatatatatatatatatatatatatatatatatatatatatgaatggaTGGAATTCGATGAAATGAATGGAAAGAGTTAATACCCACCTCTACAAGTAAGCCTTGTCTTGGAAACATCCAGGCACAGTAAGAGGCAGAGTTTCAGGTGTGGCCACATAGCTGAACTAAAACGTCACAGTGAGCAGAAAAGGAACCTGGCAGTTACTCGTTCAGTTTACTGAGCCTTCACAATGTCCTCCCTGAAACTCATGCTCATCTCTCAGactctgctgcagctgctgctggagAACAGCTGGGCGCTCTCATGCTTACCCTGTGGTAGTATTAAATGCCAGGAGCTGGTGTGTCCTGGTGAGAAAGTGTTGGCACCCTGTGGCTGCTGCTACGAGTGTGCcaaacagaagaaagagagcTGCGGAGGCCCGTTCGGCTTGGTAGGGCAGTGTGACCTGGGGCTAAAGTGTGTGACCATACCACACGGCATGGGCCAACCAGGAGTGTGTGAAGGTCTGTATGAGTATTTGTTTAATCTCTACAACTCTGACGAGACAGTGGCTCGTCCagacttcagttcctcactctcataacttaggcattagttttatatatttacagcataATTCGTTGTTTTTAATGGTCAATAAGCATAAAAAAGGTGAATCCTACAGATACCTAAAATACTCTGCTTCATCAAATCTTCAGAATGTAAACAGGGCCATTCAGAGTGCTTTAGTGTGGCATGAGAAACTTATCGAGtcacaattgttcacagtggcggtgatgggaaccagacgtctgaagagtttaatgaaagctccttcacagaaagttataacaAGAAATGTCCTGATTCCTGGACACTGATAAGTAtgatttatgatagttttgagctGGTTTTGCCTAAAATGCCTAAAACATGCTGTGAGGTAAAATAGTtgccaaagaaaacatgtttttttttaagatttatgagtattttaccatcatcaacattacatatgaacactcagaagacacgttGTAGGCTCACTGCTGGTTTTGCCTAGaaaataaaacggctatatttgtgtcCTAGTCATGAtgatccctggttcctttcaccaccgctgtaaagaaagcccatttcacaccagaccactgGTATAAATGACTCTGTATACATTCTAATGGTTTCATTATACAGACATTCTGAACAGTTCTTGGAATTTCAATAATGAAATGATCAGAAGTAGAAACATACGAACAGGAATGGAAGAGGTGAACTAACACTTAATGCCCCATATTCACAAAGTTAATAAGGACGTGGCAGGACGTTCAATACATTGTGCAATAAcggttttctcttttttgtattttttgggTCTTGTTCTTCAAATGTGCCTATCATGCCGATTTCTTCATCCGGATTACACATACAGAAAAACAACTGACGGATGACAACGGTGAGTGTGATAGTGCAGATATGTCTGATAGTCTACATAAGGCCTTGTTGGCCTTGTTGCaacgaataaacaaacaaacaaacaaacaaagctaaaagtaaaaaataatgctgtaaagaaattatttatgtatgtatttattcaaCAATTGTttaagtatgtatgtatttatttacttatagATTTACCTATTTCTATATTTCTATGGATATATATACCGATCAGGCCTTGTTCCTTGTTTCTAAGCTCCTTATCTATTTTATCAGCACCACTTACCAAACTGCTGCTTCAAAGCAGCCAAAAGAACCAACTGGCACCAGAATAGAAAAACTgctttgtcttatttgctcatGTTTTAGCACGTTTATCACAGAAAAGACGCAATAATCCTGAATTCATTTAATCAGAATGTGCTTACTGTGTGTGAACTGTGTGTTGTAAAGAGTTTATGGTGTGGCTGAAGACCAAGCTGATGCGCAGAGGAGGAAACCCATGACATGAGGAGAGCTGGCACAATGggaagaagatgaagaggagTTAGATTGTTACTGAAGCTTCTCTCCACATGAGCGCTTGTCCTTCTATTGGTCAATAGTCCACTGTAGATCTTCTGTAGGTCAGACCTTGTCTAGCATCTAACTACATACCCAATGAATGTACCTGGACTTTGAGTTGAAATCACAGAAATTcagcccaagtcttaatgaacttgcagcaaagaaacgATGCGAAGTGTTTAATTCaagcaaatatttttctttctttctttttttaaattttatttatgaaaaatgCATTCTAAAAAATGGCTGCTATAGAGCAAACCACAAGTTGTCAGTCATGGTATGTCCACTAAAATACTTTATATTTCcaattcactcgtctgccttcacacgcatatgatcttgagtgacatcccattcttaatccatatgggttaatatgatgtcggcccaccctttgcagctataacagcttcaactcttctgggaaggctttccacaagggttaggagtgtgtttatgggaatgtttgaccgttcttccagaagcgcattcgtgaggtcagatactgatgttggatgagaaggtctggctctgtctccgctctaattcatcccaaaggtgttctatagggttgagatcaggactctgtgcaggccagtcaagttcttccacaccaaactcgctcatccacgtctttatggacctgctttgtgcactggtgcgcagtcctgttggaacaggaaggggccgtccccaaactgttcccacaaagttggaagcatgaaattgtccaagacctcttggtgctgaagcattaagagttcctttcactggaactaaggggccgagcccaactcctgaaaaacaaccccacaccataatcccccctccatcaaacttggcagtcagacaagtatcgttctccaggcaaccaccaaacccagactcgcccaTCGGATAGCCAGATGGaaaagcgtgattggtcacaccagagaacacgtctccactgctctagagtccagtggcggcgctttacaccactgcactccacgctttgcattgcgcttggtgatgtaaggcttggatgcagctgctcagccatggaaacccattccatgaagctctctacgctgttcttgagctgatctgaaggccacatgatgtttggaggtctgtagtgattgactctgcaaaaagttggcgacctctgcgcactatgcccctcagcatctgctgaccccgccctatcattttatgtggctgaccacttcgtgactgagttgctgtcgttcccaatcgcttccactttgttataatcccactgacagttgactgtagaatattcagtagtgaggaaatttcatgactggacttgttgcacaggtggcgtccgatcacggtaccacgctggaattcactgagctcctgagagcgacccattctttcactaacgtctgtagaagcagtctgcaggcctaggggcttggttttatacacctgtggccatggaagtgattggaacacctgaattcaatgatttgggtgggtgagtgaaaacctttggcaatatagtgtatataatttaatccatttgtattctttttttcacaattacctaagaGCAAAGCAGGTAAAAGCATCCTGTTTGTGTCCTACAAGTTTTTTATCGTCGCACATGCAAACTCACAAGCGGGAAAACTTCAGAAACTAATTCCATGTAGATGGCGACTGGCAGCATCGTTTCCAGGACAcatatttgagtttaacatgaAAAGTATCTGGAATAActgcaaataaaacataacatcaaaacatttcactgagtttgactttttaaaaaatatgtcaCTTACCAAACTAAAAGGACAATGTGTCTGAAGTTTGGGTCTCTTCTTTTGAGACTCCACATATCTTATAAGTGGAGACCATGCTGATTATCATTTCCACCATTTCTAAGCCTGATAATTCAAATGTACTGCtgccgttctcactgcaggtttgttttgaGGAGTTCTGTGGTTtttctgtttcctgtttttctctcacttAAGAAAACAAGGAATGCTTTTTTAGACAATTGGCTGAAAGGCCTATCAATCATAATTCTGCAAAAAAGGTCAATTGCGTTAAGACCTGGAGAAGGCCATAGGGTAAAGCAATCAGACTTGCACTCTTTTCCTGGGGTCTGGTGGCCTCGTTATGCTTTCGGGTGCAATTTGCTTGTATGTTTTTGGTCCAGTTGTCCGTTTAGAAGAAAGGTGGctgcaaatcaaaacaaagttattctgaCCTTTTCAGAATCACCTTTATCCTGTGATGAAACACTTCTATTATGAGAACAGTGGTCTTGGCCAGATTGCAATGCCCAGCATTACATGATTGAAAGTCAAGCTTTATTGCCAAGATATCATCACAACCAGGTGTTCCCCTGGAGCCATGGAGcttcatttaaccccttaacatcaCAGGCTTTACATACTGTTACATGCTACAGCTTATTATTCGGTGATTACAGGGACATCATTGCAAGATGTTcttatgttatagaagtgtgtaataaaatgttggTGCACTGGTGGGCTCTGGCCGTCAACACGAAACAGCAGCAGACAAGAAAATAAGCTGAAAACAGtagataaaaaatacaaaaaaacaacaacattaatatgTTTGTCACATCTCACAAGTAAGTCATTGGTTTTCTAGGATAACACATATTTCACTCCTTCGAAGTGTTTACGACTTTAAACATCTGCTCAGGGCTGATACGTAAGTGGACAAGTCAGGACGAGTTGAGACAGACCACAGAAGTCTCAGAGCATCTTGCGTGTGGGTTGGCTGCTTTCTAGAGGGGTGGAGTTTGACGTAAACTctgaaaagaagctgaacagacATCCTTCAGTCATTCCCCAGGTTTAGTTTCAGGGATCAAGGGTGCTGTACAGGCTGCTGCTGGACTCCAAGATGTACCTGAGACAGGTGCTGATCTCACAGGTTGTGCTGCTGTTGGTGGTGGAGAGTGGCTGGACTCTGTCCTGTATACCTTGTTACATGGCAAGATGTCCAGAAGTACTGCAGTGTGGAGGGGGGAAAGTGCTGGAGCCGTGCGGATGCTGCTACTAGTGCGCCAAACAGAAGGATGAGATTTGTGCAGGCCCGTTCGACGATTCTGGGACATGTGACGAGGGACTGGAGTGTCTGAGAAGTGGACGCTACAATGAGGGAGTGTGTAGAG from Pygocentrus nattereri isolate fPygNat1 chromosome 23, fPygNat1.pri, whole genome shotgun sequence encodes the following:
- the LOC108437032 gene encoding cysteine-rich motor neuron 1 protein-like, which produces MSSLKLMLISQTLLQLLLENSWALSCLPCGSIKCQELVCPGEKVLAPCGCCYECAKQKKESCGGPFGLVGQCDLGLKCVTIPHGMGQPGVCEEKQLTDDNEFMVWLKTKLMRRGGNP